One Polaribacter reichenbachii genomic window, TAATTCTTCTATAATCAACTTTACTTTTGGGTATTTTTTTGTAAAGTTATTTAAGAACATTGGCAAAAGAGTAGGCATAATAGTTGGTATAATTCCTAATCTAAATTCGCCACCTATATAACCTTTTTGTTGATGTACAATATCTAAAATTCTATTGCTTTCATCTACAATAACTTTTGCTTGTTCAACAATTTTTTTACCAACTTCTGTTAATTCAATTGGTTTTTTAGATCTATTAAAAATTTGTACAGATAATTCGTCTTCTAGTTTTTGAATTTGCATACTCAAAGTAGGTTGAGTAACAAAACTGTGTTCTGCAGCCACTGTAAAATTCTGATATTCTGCTACAGATAAAACGTATTTTAATTGAGTAATTGTCATTTAATAAGAATTTTTGATAAAGATATTAAATGTATCAATTATAACTATTATTTATATTCATAAATTTCACATAAATTTGAATTATAATTAAAAATATAGATAAAATGACCAAAACAATATTAGGATTAGACAAAAAAGAGACTGCTAATTTAGTTGATGAATTAAATGGTTTGTTAGCTAATTTTCAAATATATTATCAAAATTTAAGAGGATTACACTGGAATATTAAAGGAAAAAACTTCTTTGAGTTACACGTAAAATTCGAAGAGTTTTATACAGATTCTCAAATTAAGATTGATGAAATTGCAGAACGTATTTTAACTTTGCAAGGTAAGCCTTTACATACATTTACAGATTATATAGAAAATGCTTCTGTACCAGTTGGTAAAGATATTTCTAATGATGTAGATGGAGTAGAGTTAGTTGTAAATTCTTTATCAGAATTATTAAAAATAGAAAGAAGTATATTAGAATCTTCTGATAAAGCTGATGATGAAGGGACAAATTCTATGATGAGCGATTTTATTGCAGAACAAGAAAAAACAATTTGGATGTTAAATTCTTGGTTAGGTAAATAATTGTTTTTAATCAGGAAATTAGTTTTATTACTGATAAAAGCTTGTTTAAATTTCTTTTAATCAAAGAATTTTAAACAAGCTTTTTATATTTTAAAAGAATAACCAATTTCTAAACCTAAAATATTGTAACCAGCATTTGGTAAATTAAAATCGAGATTTGAAACGTGGCCAAATAAATTTGTACCTATATATAAATAAGAATCAGAAAATGTTTCATAAGAAATCCCCAAAGAAAAATTTTCTAGAAAAGTAAAGCCTTTGGCTATACGTTCTGTTCTAGTATCAATATAATTAAAACCTAAACTAATGGTGCCTTGTAAAGCTAACTTTTT contains:
- a CDS encoding Dps family protein, which encodes MTKTILGLDKKETANLVDELNGLLANFQIYYQNLRGLHWNIKGKNFFELHVKFEEFYTDSQIKIDEIAERILTLQGKPLHTFTDYIENASVPVGKDISNDVDGVELVVNSLSELLKIERSILESSDKADDEGTNSMMSDFIAEQEKTIWMLNSWLGK